In Niallia sp. FSL W8-0635, one genomic interval encodes:
- a CDS encoding GNAT family N-acetyltransferase, which yields MKISFKKIGEPTDKLILCLNKWENDPKLIPLIHPCRNKQDIESYVLITTEEIKKRLLKYHMYEIYLDNVLVGEMNYTVDPVHLYKKEKGTAWIAITIGEELARGKGVGSTSLKYLEEQIKKQGLKRIELGVFEFNKGAQKLYNKLGYREIGKNKQFTYYQDRMWDDIRMEKYI from the coding sequence ATGAAAATTTCCTTTAAAAAAATAGGAGAACCAACAGATAAGCTGATTTTATGTTTAAATAAATGGGAGAATGACCCAAAGCTAATACCATTAATCCATCCTTGTCGAAATAAACAGGATATAGAAAGCTATGTATTAATAACGACAGAGGAAATAAAAAAACGATTACTTAAGTATCATATGTACGAAATATATTTAGATAATGTACTGGTAGGTGAAATGAATTATACCGTTGATCCAGTCCATTTGTATAAAAAAGAAAAAGGGACTGCATGGATTGCCATCACAATTGGGGAGGAACTGGCAAGAGGGAAAGGAGTAGGCTCCACTTCGCTTAAATATTTAGAAGAACAGATAAAAAAACAGGGCTTAAAAAGAATTGAATTAGGCGTATTCGAATTTAATAAAGGTGCTCAAAAATTATATAACAAGCTAGGATACCGAGAAATAGGAAAAAATAAACAATTCACCTATTACCAGGATAGAATGTGGGACGATATCCGAATGGAAAAATATATATAA
- a CDS encoding TIGR03943 family putative permease subunit, which produces MLRIFVLIGFTYLFLHLHATGDISKYINMKYSYISESAIYIFVLFTIICVYNYVKKDKHSHDSCDHCGRDHSHEENSWWKRGLTIGTLILPILTGLMLPVATLDSNIVEKKGLYFPAYDEGDEYSQHQFLQPNTSSYYGKEGYAEVMDKGLDKIKNLNKITLGEDNFLNDLETIYNYPGQFMDREITITGFSYNEEDLMNNQLFLLRFGIIHCIADAGVFGMLLDIPDDMKKDNDQWLQVTGKLETIYYQPFKKTIPILKVTDWKSINEPNDPYVYRQY; this is translated from the coding sequence ATGCTTCGGATATTTGTGTTAATTGGCTTTACTTATTTATTTTTACATTTACATGCAACTGGCGATATTTCGAAATATATTAACATGAAATATTCGTATATTTCGGAATCAGCCATTTATATATTTGTCCTCTTTACGATTATATGTGTCTATAACTATGTGAAAAAGGATAAACATAGCCATGATTCATGTGACCATTGTGGACGTGATCATTCTCATGAAGAAAATAGCTGGTGGAAACGTGGTTTAACGATTGGAACATTGATTCTTCCAATCCTAACTGGTCTAATGCTTCCAGTAGCAACCCTTGACTCCAATATAGTGGAGAAAAAAGGCTTGTATTTCCCTGCCTATGATGAAGGGGATGAGTATAGTCAGCATCAATTCTTACAGCCGAATACAAGCAGCTATTATGGAAAAGAAGGATATGCAGAAGTAATGGATAAGGGGCTAGATAAAATTAAGAATTTAAATAAAATTACTTTGGGAGAAGATAATTTTTTAAATGATTTAGAAACGATTTATAATTATCCAGGACAATTTATGGATCGAGAAATAACCATTACTGGTTTTTCGTATAATGAAGAGGATTTAATGAATAATCAGCTTTTCTTGCTGCGATTTGGCATTATCCATTGTATCGCGGATGCTGGGGTGTTTGGGATGCTTCTGGATATACCAGACGATATGAAAAAAGATAATGATCAGTGGTTACAAGTAACAGGAAAACTTGAAACAATTTATTATCAACCGTTTAAGAAAACTATTCCGATTCTTAAAGTTACAGATTGGAAATCAATAAATGAGCCAAATGATCCTTATGTATATCGACAATATTAA
- a CDS encoding permease has translation MNMETLLQLNTIFISIIIEALPFILIGVLISGIIQIFVSEEFIAKIMPKNPILAIIFASFVGSIIPACECGIIPITRRLILKGVPLPASIAFMLTGPIINPVVIFSTYVAFGNSWRMVILRSVVALICSILIGLALQKTVKQSPLKNQVVEHTHYHSFKGRIEAMFKHSIDEFFSVGKYLVIGSFIAAAVQTFVKTSTLVSIGHGQASSHLVMMGLAYILSLCSQADAFVAASFRNSFSEGSILAFLVFGPMLDIKNTLMLLSTFKAKFVILLTSLITIIVFLVTIFL, from the coding sequence ATGAATATGGAAACATTATTACAATTAAATACGATTTTTATCAGTATCATTATTGAAGCATTACCTTTTATATTGATTGGGGTTCTTATTTCTGGAATCATTCAAATCTTTGTTTCAGAAGAATTTATCGCAAAAATTATGCCAAAGAATCCGATTCTGGCGATTATATTTGCTTCTTTCGTTGGAAGTATTATCCCAGCATGCGAATGTGGTATTATTCCCATTACTAGACGACTAATCTTGAAAGGTGTACCACTTCCAGCAAGTATTGCCTTTATGCTAACTGGCCCGATTATTAACCCAGTAGTTATCTTCTCCACATATGTTGCTTTCGGAAATAGCTGGAGAATGGTTATCCTTCGGTCTGTGGTGGCGCTTATTTGTTCGATACTTATAGGACTTGCTCTGCAAAAAACAGTGAAACAATCTCCTTTAAAGAATCAAGTAGTAGAACATACACATTATCATTCTTTTAAAGGACGAATCGAAGCGATGTTTAAACATTCGATAGACGAATTTTTCTCTGTTGGAAAATACTTAGTTATTGGGTCCTTTATTGCTGCCGCTGTGCAAACATTTGTAAAGACATCTACCCTTGTATCAATCGGTCATGGGCAGGCATCCTCTCACTTAGTTATGATGGGACTTGCCTATATCTTAAGTCTTTGCTCCCAAGCAGATGCCTTTGTAGCAGCGAGCTTTAGAAACAGCTTCTCTGAAGGCTCTATATTGGCTTTCCTTGTATTTGGTCCAATGTTAGATATTAAGAATACATTGATGCTTTTAAGCACGTTTAAAGCTAAGTTTGTTATCTTACTAACAAGCCTAATTACGATTATTGTGTTTCTTGTAACCATTTTTCTATAA
- a CDS encoding polysaccharide deacetylase family protein has product MVYLIVLFQMFISVACSSQQPKETENLKQSETNQEQKKMDILSDYLADLVEVAKKGMTDTSPFNVFSNTMEEVEKQWEEPVKTDQVGNGYYAVYEEKDTVFGFTAKGDIYDIRSYKQQLNAISLSDLKKELGEPTEIRAGEGEQIIVYTLTKDIQLKFIILNETEKVDHVSVYNEARLEEADYVLDIKGNSNQLTNKQWRVMQNWRSEIVKFKENQPNLYINGRNEKKISLTFDDGPDEIVTPQIIEILHDYNVKGNFFFIGSEAEKYPQVVKNAYENGNLVMSHSYHHVDLTTLSNAEQVDEITKAGLAIQKIIAKEPAMIRPPYGETNESLIENAKDKGYSVIIWSIDTLDWSQKDANNIIKNVLDHLRNGDIILMHSDSEKTETAKALPKIIEAVQQQGFEIVGLDELLGVEAYK; this is encoded by the coding sequence TTGGTCTATTTGATTGTATTATTTCAGATGTTTATCAGTGTTGCATGTAGTTCTCAGCAACCAAAAGAAACAGAAAATCTTAAGCAGAGTGAAACAAATCAGGAACAAAAAAAGATGGATATACTTTCTGACTATTTAGCTGACCTAGTAGAAGTGGCAAAAAAAGGGATGACAGATACAAGTCCCTTTAACGTCTTTTCCAATACGATGGAAGAAGTAGAAAAGCAATGGGAAGAGCCGGTTAAAACAGACCAGGTAGGAAATGGCTATTATGCTGTCTATGAGGAAAAGGATACCGTGTTTGGATTTACTGCAAAAGGTGATATTTACGATATTCGTTCTTATAAACAGCAATTAAATGCAATCTCCTTATCTGATTTAAAAAAAGAATTAGGGGAACCAACAGAAATTAGAGCAGGAGAGGGAGAACAAATAATTGTTTATACCCTTACAAAAGATATTCAGCTCAAGTTTATCATCCTAAATGAAACCGAAAAAGTGGACCATGTATCAGTTTATAATGAAGCTAGACTCGAAGAAGCTGATTATGTATTAGATATAAAAGGAAACTCTAATCAGCTTACAAACAAGCAATGGCGAGTGATGCAAAACTGGAGGAGTGAAATCGTGAAATTCAAAGAGAATCAGCCTAATTTATATATAAATGGACGAAATGAAAAGAAGATTTCTTTAACCTTTGATGATGGTCCTGACGAAATCGTTACACCACAAATTATAGAAATATTACATGACTATAACGTGAAAGGAAATTTTTTCTTTATTGGCAGTGAAGCAGAAAAGTACCCACAAGTTGTAAAGAACGCCTATGAAAACGGAAATTTAGTAATGAGCCATAGCTATCATCATGTTGATTTGACTACTTTAAGCAACGCAGAACAAGTAGATGAAATAACTAAAGCTGGGCTTGCTATTCAAAAGATTATTGCTAAAGAGCCGGCAATGATTAGACCACCGTACGGGGAAACAAATGAAAGCTTAATCGAAAATGCCAAAGATAAAGGCTACTCGGTGATTATTTGGTCAATCGATACACTGGATTGGTCACAAAAGGATGCGAATAATATAATCAAAAATGTTTTAGATCATTTACGTAACGGCGATATAATTTTAATGCATTCCGATTCGGAAAAAACGGAAACAGCAAAAGCATTACCTAAAATCATTGAAGCTGTTCAGCAACAAGGATTTGAAATTGTTGGCTTGGATGAATTATTAGGGGTAGAGGCATATAAGTAA
- a CDS encoding phosphotransferase family protein: MKEKELLAYVKSYFPYLAMEEVTANNSGWDNDLLIINNKLVFRFPKSEEVAAKVKTEGEILTAVKERNPLLLIPEYEYMHEGDKVKGVKYPLIEGKSLSVYPPNVITRNLENARLLGDFLTKLHSIEIEELNRRKLTILHSHSYWGSLYKKVEEQVFPFLKIKQREQISHVFIKFLESYEAISANKVIIHGDLTTSNIIYNEQRERISGIIDFTDAQIGDPAFDFAGIYWSYGPDFTKNVLSCYQSYEKAEAILQRVSKFYGLQPVFHELLYALENQRIINWETALERFTFLYRHTNY; this comes from the coding sequence ATGAAAGAAAAGGAATTGCTTGCATATGTTAAAAGTTATTTTCCCTATTTAGCAATGGAGGAAGTAACAGCAAATAATAGCGGATGGGATAACGATCTATTAATTATTAATAATAAATTAGTCTTTAGGTTTCCTAAATCTGAAGAAGTGGCAGCTAAAGTAAAAACAGAAGGGGAAATTTTAACAGCAGTAAAAGAGAGAAATCCTCTGTTGCTAATACCTGAATATGAGTATATGCATGAAGGTGACAAGGTGAAAGGGGTCAAATATCCACTGATTGAAGGAAAATCTTTATCTGTATATCCTCCTAATGTCATTACACGAAATCTTGAGAACGCACGATTGCTTGGTGATTTTCTAACCAAATTACATAGTATCGAAATAGAAGAGTTAAACAGGAGAAAGCTAACAATCCTTCATAGCCATTCTTATTGGGGGTCCTTATACAAAAAAGTAGAAGAGCAAGTGTTTCCTTTTTTAAAGATTAAACAGCGAGAACAGATTTCTCATGTATTTATAAAATTTCTAGAGAGTTATGAAGCCATTTCTGCTAACAAAGTCATCATCCATGGAGACTTAACGACCTCTAACATTATTTATAATGAACAAAGGGAGAGGATTAGTGGCATTATTGATTTTACCGATGCACAAATAGGAGACCCCGCTTTTGATTTTGCGGGTATTTATTGGTCATACGGTCCAGACTTCACAAAGAATGTATTATCCTGCTATCAATCTTATGAAAAAGCAGAAGCCATCTTACAAAGAGTAAGTAAATTTTATGGGCTACAACCAGTATTTCATGAATTACTTTATGCACTCGAAAATCAGCGAATTATAAACTGGGAAACAGCTTTAGAGAGGTTTACTTTTCTCTATCGTCATACTAATTATTAG
- a CDS encoding rRNA methyltransferase, whose amino-acid sequence MWRLVNGKLIQETDQSRVKFRTNISKEIINELNQMAEENDTHINYLIENGLRNLLANKTIQFSKESRPKDRVQYKTTYDKQLLEDAKQFAKSNQLYMNDILEYSTKFIDLHDIKDKQYKNRVERM is encoded by the coding sequence TTGTGGAGATTAGTAAACGGTAAATTAATTCAAGAAACGGATCAATCAAGGGTTAAATTTAGAACAAATATTAGCAAGGAAATCATCAATGAATTAAATCAAATGGCTGAAGAAAATGATACGCATATTAATTATTTAATTGAAAATGGTCTTAGAAATTTACTAGCAAATAAAACGATTCAATTCTCAAAAGAATCCAGACCTAAGGATCGCGTTCAATACAAAACAACTTATGACAAACAATTACTAGAAGATGCGAAGCAATTTGCAAAATCAAATCAACTGTATATGAATGATATCTTAGAATACAGTACAAAATTTATCGATTTACATGATATTAAAGATAAACAGTATAAGAATAGAGTAGAGAGAATGTAG
- a CDS encoding DUF975 family protein, which produces MKISEIKYEARQSLKGEWGKVVGLTFLYFILSTVINFSIEVYASGGIVNWFNQDYTPPLATILNAIISVILIPLTVAISWFYLDIVREKSPEIPQVFTIYTDAKLALKAIGTTIMVGIFTFLWSLLLLIPGIIKGLAYSQTFMILKDHPELSVFEAITESRRRMDGYKWKFFLLNVSFIGWAFLCLLSLGIGFLWLTPYYYTANATFYHNLISDKETL; this is translated from the coding sequence TTGAAAATTTCAGAAATTAAGTATGAAGCAAGACAATCGTTAAAAGGGGAATGGGGAAAAGTAGTAGGACTTACTTTCCTATATTTTATTTTAAGTACGGTAATAAATTTCTCGATTGAGGTTTACGCTAGTGGAGGAATCGTAAATTGGTTTAATCAAGATTACACACCACCACTGGCAACCATATTAAATGCCATTATTAGTGTTATTTTAATCCCATTAACTGTTGCTATTAGTTGGTTTTATCTAGATATCGTTAGAGAAAAAAGTCCTGAAATTCCGCAGGTTTTTACGATATACACGGATGCAAAATTAGCTCTAAAAGCAATTGGTACTACTATCATGGTCGGTATATTTACATTCTTATGGTCTTTATTATTATTAATTCCGGGAATTATCAAAGGGCTAGCATATTCACAGACATTTATGATTTTAAAGGATCATCCAGAATTATCGGTATTTGAAGCAATTACAGAAAGCAGAAGAAGAATGGATGGCTACAAATGGAAATTCTTCTTGTTAAACGTAAGCTTTATTGGTTGGGCTTTTTTATGTCTATTATCATTAGGGATTGGATTCTTATGGTTAACGCCATATTACTATACTGCTAATGCTACTTTTTATCATAACTTAATCTCAGATAAAGAAACACTTTAA
- a CDS encoding threonine synthase has protein sequence MTFSYVSHLECPKCQAILEVTKIQQLCECGSPLLVRYDLQKAKKHVSKEKIERRAKSLWRYHELLPVTAEENVVSLGEGCTPLEKMPRLGEHYQLANLYIKDEGIIPTGSFKTRGASVGISKAKELGVEQLAMPTNGNAGAAWALYAAKANIKATIVMPVDAPAITRKEVYIAGGDLHLVEGLISDAGKIVGQLVAQKGVYDASTLKEPYRIEGKKTMGYEIVEQFNWKVPDVILYPTGGGVGIIGIYKALKEMQELGWIADNKLPRLVAVQAEGCSPIVEAWKKGETESTFYENSQTCAFGINVPKALGDFLVLESLYKSNGCAVAVSEDELLAAQKLVAELEGNFICPEGAATFAAAEKLRKEGWIKEEEVVVCLNTGAGIKYPETVELSNIPTLQPGESIKN, from the coding sequence ATGACTTTTAGCTATGTGTCCCATTTAGAATGTCCAAAATGTCAGGCAATATTAGAGGTTACAAAAATTCAACAGCTTTGTGAATGTGGATCTCCCTTACTAGTACGCTATGATTTACAGAAAGCTAAGAAACATGTTTCAAAGGAGAAAATAGAAAGGCGCGCAAAAAGTTTATGGCGCTATCATGAACTTCTACCAGTAACAGCAGAAGAAAATGTCGTTTCCTTAGGAGAAGGGTGCACACCATTAGAAAAAATGCCAAGATTAGGTGAGCATTATCAGCTTGCTAATTTATACATAAAGGATGAGGGAATCATTCCAACCGGTTCCTTTAAAACAAGAGGAGCAAGTGTTGGAATTTCAAAAGCGAAAGAGCTTGGGGTAGAACAGCTTGCAATGCCTACAAATGGTAATGCGGGTGCAGCTTGGGCACTTTATGCTGCTAAGGCGAATATCAAAGCAACTATTGTCATGCCTGTCGATGCTCCTGCTATTACAAGAAAAGAAGTTTATATAGCCGGTGGAGATTTGCATTTAGTAGAGGGACTAATAAGTGATGCGGGCAAAATAGTTGGCCAATTAGTTGCTCAAAAAGGAGTTTATGATGCTTCTACTTTGAAAGAACCATACCGAATCGAAGGAAAGAAGACGATGGGATATGAGATTGTGGAGCAATTTAATTGGAAGGTTCCCGATGTGATCTTATATCCAACAGGTGGTGGCGTTGGTATTATCGGTATATATAAAGCGTTAAAAGAAATGCAAGAACTCGGTTGGATAGCAGACAACAAGCTTCCTAGATTAGTCGCAGTACAAGCAGAAGGATGTTCTCCTATTGTAGAAGCTTGGAAAAAAGGGGAAACAGAGTCTACGTTTTATGAGAATTCGCAGACCTGTGCTTTCGGTATAAATGTACCTAAAGCATTAGGCGATTTTCTAGTATTGGAAAGTTTGTATAAGTCTAATGGATGCGCTGTTGCTGTTTCAGAAGACGAATTACTCGCTGCCCAAAAGTTAGTCGCAGAGCTAGAAGGGAACTTTATTTGTCCAGAAGGAGCAGCAACCTTTGCAGCTGCTGAAAAGTTAAGAAAAGAAGGCTGGATTAAAGAAGAAGAGGTTGTCGTTTGTTTAAATACAGGCGCAGGAATAAAATATCCAGAAACGGTGGAACTTTCAAATATTCCAACTTTACAGCCAGGTGAAAGCATTAAAAATTAA
- the murA gene encoding UDP-N-acetylglucosamine 1-carboxyvinyltransferase has product MRWMNIEGPSKLEGSLTVPGSKNSSLAILAAACLASEPVILKNIPNIADFGVLRQIGEEIGCVMYRDSTGDVHIDPTKINNTIIEPEKSGKFRTAYYFIGALLAKFGKVSLGYPGGDDFVSRPIDQHIKALEKLGATFTFFKDYYEVEASKLKGATIYFDTITSGATINSMLAAVLAEGETILLNAARDPEVTDTALFLNQMGAKIIGAGTDTIKIKGVKQLNGCTYSVIPDRLIAGAFLISSGITGGTITVKDIIPEHLTSCIMKLKEIGVGIEIKENNVTSFLDGRIKATRVRTAMFPGFPTDLQQPLTVLLTQASGKSALRETVYPNRFNHVYQLNKMGASIEVANGVAHIKGKSSLHGALVHASDVRAGICLMLAGVIAEGKTVITGMEHIERGYDNAVAAFNSLGANITLHHSDEITNDILIEELKKIN; this is encoded by the coding sequence ATGAGATGGATGAACATAGAAGGACCTTCAAAGCTAGAAGGTTCCTTAACCGTACCAGGTTCGAAAAATAGCTCGCTCGCAATTCTTGCAGCAGCATGCTTAGCTAGTGAACCCGTAATTTTAAAGAATATCCCAAACATCGCAGATTTTGGTGTGCTTCGTCAAATTGGCGAGGAAATTGGATGTGTGATGTATCGAGACAGTACAGGGGACGTTCATATTGATCCTACTAAAATAAATAATACAATCATAGAACCTGAAAAGTCTGGTAAATTCAGAACAGCTTATTACTTTATTGGAGCATTACTCGCTAAATTTGGAAAAGTATCACTCGGCTATCCAGGCGGGGATGATTTTGTAAGTAGACCAATTGACCAACATATCAAGGCTTTAGAAAAATTAGGGGCAACATTCACCTTTTTCAAAGATTATTATGAAGTAGAGGCTTCTAAATTAAAAGGTGCGACCATCTATTTTGATACGATCACATCAGGCGCAACAATTAATAGTATGCTAGCAGCGGTATTAGCTGAAGGGGAAACGATTTTATTAAATGCGGCAAGAGATCCAGAAGTAACAGATACTGCGTTATTTTTAAATCAAATGGGTGCAAAAATCATCGGTGCAGGTACAGATACAATCAAAATTAAAGGTGTTAAGCAATTAAATGGCTGTACCTACAGCGTTATTCCTGACCGCCTTATTGCAGGAGCATTTCTGATTTCTTCTGGGATTACAGGAGGCACGATTACTGTAAAAGATATTATTCCAGAACATCTTACCTCCTGCATTATGAAATTGAAAGAGATTGGTGTAGGTATTGAAATAAAAGAAAATAATGTTACATCTTTTTTAGATGGTAGAATTAAAGCGACAAGAGTAAGAACTGCTATGTTTCCAGGGTTTCCGACGGATTTGCAGCAGCCTTTAACCGTATTATTAACACAAGCGAGTGGGAAAAGTGCGCTTCGGGAAACGGTTTATCCGAATCGATTTAATCATGTATATCAGTTGAATAAAATGGGAGCGAGCATTGAGGTAGCAAATGGAGTTGCTCATATAAAAGGAAAATCGTCACTGCACGGTGCATTAGTCCATGCTTCTGATGTCAGAGCTGGAATTTGTCTTATGCTTGCAGGGGTTATTGCGGAAGGAAAGACAGTAATTACTGGAATGGAACATATAGAACGTGGATATGATAATGCGGTAGCAGCATTTAATAGCCTAGGAGCAAATATTACTTTGCATCATTCTGACGAGATTACGAATGATATTTTGATAGAAGAACTAAAAAAAATTAATTAG
- a CDS encoding DeoR/GlpR family DNA-binding transcription regulator translates to MLAEERRKRILELIERDGKVIAKDLASQFEMSLDSIRRDLTIMEEQGLLQKTYGGAILHGPTPKVRTMPQKESIRYGVGAPHENAISKLAASFIKKNDTVFLGGAGIHYGMIKYLPKDIPYTIVTNSLKIAEHIRTQENISAYLIGGKLREVSSGSMIDCLAMEMMRKFSLDICFLTGGGINEKGISTSTPEAAAFAQTVSSVAHKVVCLAPHEKIGLEMFMQSIPMEDIDILITDLGAPEKIIQEIKKKRTQIIFADLH, encoded by the coding sequence ATGTTAGCGGAGGAAAGAAGAAAAAGAATTTTAGAACTTATAGAAAGAGATGGCAAAGTAATAGCCAAAGATTTAGCAAGTCAATTTGAGATGTCTCTTGATTCGATAAGAAGAGACTTAACGATTATGGAAGAACAAGGCTTGCTTCAAAAAACATATGGTGGTGCTATTCTTCATGGACCAACCCCTAAAGTACGAACAATGCCACAGAAAGAATCAATCAGATATGGAGTAGGGGCTCCACATGAAAATGCTATATCAAAATTAGCAGCTTCTTTTATAAAAAAAAATGATACTGTTTTTCTTGGAGGAGCAGGTATTCATTATGGAATGATAAAGTATTTGCCAAAGGATATCCCTTATACAATCGTCACAAATTCCTTAAAGATTGCTGAACATATTAGAACACAAGAAAATATAAGTGCTTATCTAATCGGAGGAAAATTAAGGGAGGTTTCATCTGGTAGTATGATAGATTGTCTTGCTATGGAAATGATGCGTAAATTCTCTTTAGATATTTGTTTTTTAACAGGAGGAGGCATTAATGAAAAGGGAATTAGTACTTCTACTCCCGAAGCTGCAGCATTTGCTCAGACCGTTTCCAGTGTTGCACATAAAGTAGTATGCCTTGCTCCCCATGAAAAGATAGGGCTTGAAATGTTTATGCAATCTATACCAATGGAGGATATAGATATCCTGATCACAGATTTAGGGGCTCCGGAAAAAATAATTCAAGAGATAAAAAAGAAAAGAACGCAAATTATTTTTGCGGATTTACATTGA
- a CDS encoding DJ-1/PfpI family protein produces MDNKQWEIGIFLFNDVEVLDFAGPFEVFSVTTREDGTKPFSVHTISENGQMIYARNGLKVHTDYSFDTMLSFDILIIPGGLGARESEIKKESVIHWISQQMEEVQFITSVCTGALLLAKAGLLDGKKATTHWASLDRLEKEYPEVNVVKNVKFVDEGNVITSGGISAGINMSFHLGKRLVGAKLMKETAKRMEYDIPL; encoded by the coding sequence ATGGACAATAAACAGTGGGAAATAGGTATTTTTCTATTTAATGATGTAGAGGTGCTAGACTTCGCAGGTCCATTTGAAGTATTTTCTGTCACGACAAGAGAAGATGGAACGAAACCATTTTCTGTGCATACCATTTCAGAAAACGGGCAAATGATCTATGCGAGAAATGGCTTAAAGGTACACACTGATTATAGCTTTGATACGATGCTATCCTTTGATATTTTAATCATTCCAGGGGGTCTTGGGGCAAGAGAGAGCGAAATAAAGAAGGAAAGCGTCATCCATTGGATATCACAGCAAATGGAAGAGGTGCAATTTATTACTTCTGTTTGTACTGGTGCATTATTGCTAGCAAAAGCAGGTTTATTAGATGGGAAGAAAGCTACAACACACTGGGCAAGCCTAGACAGATTAGAAAAGGAGTATCCCGAAGTGAATGTAGTAAAAAATGTTAAGTTTGTGGATGAAGGAAATGTTATTACTTCAGGGGGGATTTCTGCAGGAATTAATATGTCTTTTCATCTTGGAAAGCGTTTAGTAGGAGCTAAATTGATGAAAGAAACTGCGAAGCGAATGGAATATGATATACCACTTTAA
- a CDS encoding DmpA family aminopeptidase: protein MKTQKRLRDYGITIGRLETGSKNAITDVEGVTVGHVTLNNGDIQTGVTAILPHQGNVFKEKVIAASHVINGFGKTMGTIQINELGTIETPILLTNTLSIGTAADALIEYMLEQNEEIGRSTGTVNPIVCECNDMFLNDVRARNITKEHVFEAIANASLEFEEGSVGAGRGMLCYSLKGGIGTSSRQMTLEHGTYTIGVFALTNFGILSDLTIAGNPIGQELKEHLLQAKKDKDQGSVIIIVATDLPVSERQLSRIIKRAVSGLSRTGSIITTGSGEIVIGFSTATKIPHEKPAFSVPVSTIHEEDIDLAFRAVGEATEEAVLNSLITATHVVGRDGNERPALKDLLEKFQISLD, encoded by the coding sequence ATGAAAACACAAAAAAGACTGCGAGATTACGGAATAACAATCGGTAGATTAGAAACAGGCAGTAAAAATGCGATTACGGATGTCGAGGGCGTTACTGTTGGTCATGTTACATTGAATAATGGTGATATCCAAACAGGCGTTACGGCCATTCTGCCACATCAAGGAAATGTTTTTAAAGAAAAAGTAATCGCTGCAAGCCATGTAATTAATGGTTTTGGCAAAACGATGGGCACCATTCAAATCAATGAATTAGGGACAATCGAAACGCCTATCCTTTTAACAAACACATTAAGCATTGGAACTGCAGCTGATGCATTAATTGAATATATGCTCGAACAAAACGAGGAAATTGGCAGATCAACTGGCACCGTCAACCCAATTGTGTGTGAATGTAATGATATGTTTTTAAATGATGTACGAGCACGAAACATTACAAAAGAACATGTTTTCGAGGCAATCGCTAATGCGTCTCTCGAATTTGAAGAAGGCTCAGTTGGTGCGGGAAGAGGGATGCTTTGCTATTCATTAAAAGGGGGAATTGGGACGTCCTCACGACAAATGACGTTGGAGCATGGAACATATACAATCGGTGTGTTCGCCCTTACTAATTTCGGGATATTAAGTGATTTAACAATAGCCGGGAATCCAATCGGACAAGAGTTAAAAGAGCATCTTCTTCAAGCAAAAAAAGATAAAGATCAAGGTTCTGTCATTATTATTGTTGCAACAGATCTTCCGGTGTCAGAGAGACAATTAAGCCGAATTATTAAGCGAGCCGTTTCTGGCCTTTCCCGTACTGGGTCCATCATTACAACTGGTAGCGGTGAAATCGTCATTGGTTTTTCAACAGCAACAAAAATCCCACACGAAAAACCCGCTTTTAGCGTTCCCGTTTCGACAATCCATGAAGAGGATATTGATTTGGCTTTCAGAGCCGTTGGTGAGGCAACAGAAGAAGCAGTGCTCAACTCCTTAATCACCGCAACCCATGTAGTTGGTCGAGATGGAAATGAGCGACCAGCTCTTAAAGATTTATTAGAAAAGTTCCAGATAAGTCTTGATTGA